The genomic segment CCTAAAAGGGAAGAACGGTTTgtcttttgaaaaagaaaaagtgtaaaCCTACCTGGTTGGGAAAAGAAGAACCTAATCTTTTCTCTATCATTATACTGGGAGCTCAAGCTGAAATGGGTTCCCCAAACTGACCACTGATTAACATTGTAAGGCAAAGCTAAAGGATGAAGCCACTACTAGATTGTGGATAGTGGTTGTTCAAAGCATATAACTGAAAGAATTGAATACTTTCTCTTGCTTAAGGCCCATGAAGAAGGCAATGTCTCATTTGGTGATGGAAAGGGATATAAAGTTGTAATtgggaagttttgagaagggatatTCTCTTGCTCCATCCTGCAGTTTTGAGCTAATCCTTTGCATCAACTGCTGATAATACTTATTTTGATTCCTTTTATAAAAAATTGGGCACCACAGATAAGTGAAACGAAAATCCCTCCTCAAAATACTTATTGCTATATGTCGTAAACACATCTCCTCCAGTCACACTATGATGCATGTAGATAATACTTTTATCCTTATTTATCTTTTAACCAGAATCTTTTTCATATTTCTCTAATGTGTTGGCTCCTAACTGCACTGTTCTGATATCAGCCTTTCACAAGATTATCATATTATCAACTAGAGCCAGGTGATTAATCTTTGGACTTCCTCTAGGAATACCAAATCtcttaaatttcttcttctccattaatgcATTCAAAGCTCTAGACATCACTTCTGCACACAGAATAAAAAGAGTAGGGGACAAAGGATCACCTTTCTTTAGACCCCTAGTTGATTTGAAGATACCTTTTGGCTGTCCATTCAGCAAAATGGACTACCAAGAACTACAATTACATGCCAGGAAGTATTAATTTATAACCTAGAAGAATTGTACATAAATATACTGCTTTCCCTAAGGTTTTTCCATACTTTTCATGGACCTAGTATTCTCACTCATAAAAATTTTCCCATTATAATCTTCCTAACAATTCTGGGTAGTCATGGATTACTAGGCAAAGAGAGTGATGGAATAACTTACCTCGATGATAAAACTGTCCTAGCATTAGAAAAATCACCCACTAAAGCTCTGGAATGAAGTTTTTGAGTTTAAGTGTTGAATCTTAAATATACCACTTAAACATGTCTCCTACGTTATGTTTGCTTCCACACGACCCATTTCTCACTACAATGGCTTTACTATAGGGAGATTAATCTCATTGTGGTGATCCGCCACCCCTGAAATAAGAGTGAATCATGGAACCAGAAATTACCTAGCCCACTACGATGGGACTCCAACTGCTATGTTAGTCTCACTAAAGCGGGAATACCATCGCTGCAGCGGTCCTTAACTGGTATCTCAAGGAGAGTTGCATTCCAGCTTCATTTTCACAACAGAAAATCATTAACTTTAGATATAACAAAGCAACGCAAAGCGGCAATTCTTAATATCACATGCTACGGCTTTATTTTTAGTCTTAGAATTTTTCAGCTAAGATCTAGATTACTAGGTCACCCCCTAATGGAACACAACATCCCAAAGCACAATACCGTTAAGCAAAATCCACAAAGATTAGGCACAACATGAATTTTCCATTTGAAATCACCCCACCTTGAGATTTTATTAACTTAATTCATTAGGGGGACTCCAACAAAGTACTTAGGTCCTAATTACCCTATAAAAACTAGAAGATCATTACATCATTTAAACAACCACTCACCCCAGAACGAACAAGGAGGAAACAAGGAAAGATTTACCTAAGTCAGCAAAAATATAAGGAAATTTGTTATGCATGTCTTGTTTGGTTTCCCAAATGGCCTCCTCAACAGGATGATTCTTCCACTAGATCTTCATAGATGTAATCTCTCTTAACCTCAATTCATAGACCTCTCTATCTAAGATAGACACATGGTCCTCTTCATATGACAGATTCTCATCAAACAGGACCGAACCCTAATGAATAACAGTTTCCATCACCATAAAATTTCTttaacatagacacatgaaataccAAGTGAGATCCCTACAAATCTGGAGGCAAAGCTATTCAATCTACTTATATGTTATACATGTGACTCCACTATATTCCAATCCCGATGCAATTAGGGAAAAACTCATGTAAACTTTTCATTATATATCCCACTTTAATGTGATGTTCTACAAAAATAATATTGTTAGAACCAAATTACATAAAAGACTATTTCTTTTAAAATAGTCAATAAAAGACGCAATATATGTGAGATCTCACTTTCTATTTTACatctaaaaatctaaataacttAGTGATTGTGTTTATTcttttaaattcaatattaatatTGTTAATAGACGATCTATCACTTCACCATTAGTACAGTCAAAaggtaaaataatttttcaatatactTGAATGTAGATCGAACGCATGCATCTTAATGCACGACATACAATAATTATTATAGTTCTAAAATGAAAATTGGACTCAATTAATCGTAAATATTAATAGTAATGAGATTATTCTCCATTAGTATGTTACTTAAGTTATAGTTTAGATTCTCTCAAATGAGTTTCCATAATTTTATTAGTGCAAGAATTTCTTATCAAATAAATTTCatgtataaaagaaaataataaaacaaaaaatatatgtttaagaTTGATTTTTATTCTAAATGGCTTATAGACTTGCTTTGCTGTGGAAAGCTCAGGCGAAGACCTATTATATTAGAACTAGGGGTCTCACCCGTCAAACTTGATTTTTCGATATTAACCCTCGCGTGCTCGATTCCACAACCAATCTCAGATTCATCTATTTAAGGAAGGTCCAATTTCATGCTCTTCtaatttctttaagatagacgaGTTCAAAAACCCTTTTGTTAACAAAGTACCTAGATCCTCTCCGACAGAGAGCTCCAGGTAATCAGAGCGCCCCAGCAATCTTTTTCTCTACTTACAGGTAATCTTATTCGCTCTCTATTTACAGGTAATCTTATTCACTGAACCtctatttcattttgttttgtaTTAGATTTAATCTAAAAGAGTTTGTTGAACACTACTAAATTTTCCTTTATtcacaatttaaattttaatttgagatCTCCCTCGCATGTGCATCTAAACAAACATTTCTAACTTTGCTGCATCTTGATTTGTTAAATTTGAGTTGTGTCGATATGCTTTTTACTTTACTTTAACGAGATGTGATTTGTACTTATGACAATCTTTACTGATGTCATTATTTGAGGTCTGTATTTTTTGACTTCAcgaaatttttttctaaagaatatatatttttttaaaaaaaaagattttgggaGATCGATTTTTAATCATTTCTTTGGAGAAAATGCCGATGTTACTAGGTTGATTTTCCAATTGCAAAATAGTAAAATGCACCATATAGGGTTCGATTGCCCATCTTTATTCTATAGATGATTAATTTTTACcaaaaaactaattataaaataattagaaattgACCTCTTGAGGTAATGTtgtaaaaaaagttattttaaaaaaattgatctcTAGAGGTtaattttcacaacttttttaaaaaagaaattgaccTGAGGAGGTTGAGTAGCATTTCTTTTTTTGGCAAAAAATCGATCTTAAGATATtagttttgttttaaattttgaaaatacctCATGAGGTTGAGTTTTCTCTACCTCTTTTGATGTCGGTTTTTTGAGATCATcttttagataatttttgaaTCATGTGATAAATTTGAAAGTTAGATTAGTGATATAATTTGTCAATATATTGCTATCCCTTATCATGAGCCAAAATCAATTTTCGTTGTGCTCTCATCTTGTTAATGTTTTGAACTACCTTGCTTATGCATCATGTATAGTCCCATACACCATTCAATTATTGAAGGTCAAAATTCTTTTACACTCGAAAATTgaatattatacttttttttgttGAAGAAACATGCATCAGATATTATTCATATATCTTTAAATATTCGTGaattgaaattatttaaaaagaataCTTAAAATTGAAGCAAAAACATTCATAGTCCACTTAAGgcttagaaaaaatttatgctCAACATTCGACTATTAAAGGACCTGGTTCTGTTGCATACGTATGTTATATTTTACTACTTATTTGTTaatcatcataacttcttgtTTATAAAAAAAACTTTATAACTCAAAGAGTTATACCACTCCAAGTTACATATCTAAATATCATAATAGAAATCTATGTTATAACTTTTTATGATATTTAAAGGATGATTTAGTTAATAGATTAAAGCATAGTTTTAATGATATTTCCCTAGCACGCATAGGGCTCAAATCAATATTAGTCTCAGTCACATCCCATCGTGGTAGGCTAATTAGAGACTATCTAACTTGTCTAGAGAAAGCAGTTCCTAGTGTGTGTGTCTCCAAAGCAGTACATACAAACACAGGAGGAACTGTCAAGATAGTTATGCTTCAAAAAGTTTGTTCTTCGCCCCTTCATTGCTAGCATATCCTCTATCCTATTCTGCTTTCTATACACATGCACCGATATTGTTGCTCCCAACTTCATCATTAAGGACCTGCATTCACATAAAGTATTATAATATAGGGGATGGTAAGCTATAAGCATGTCAATAAGGTCCTTGCAGTCAATTTCCAGCGGCTTGAGACCATAGTTGAAGGCTAAGTGAAGTCCTTTTATAAATGTTAGGACTTTAGCCATAATAGAGTTTGTGCAGGGGATGTGCTAATGGAACCCCAACTTCCAAGTGCCTAGGTGGTCTCTTAAGGCACCTAGTCCTCCGAATCCCAACTTCCCATTTACAGGCCTATCAATATTAAGTTTATAGATCTCTTAGAGGGGTTCCCACTTAACTTGAATAGATGTTCTGGGTTGGTCTCACAGTTATGGTCCACTATAAGTATGTTATACTCCATAGCCAGTTTGATGCTAGCTTTAGAGGATGCAAGGCCTCTCTTGTGGTTGAACaagttattatttattgttaGCCAGAGGTTTCAGAGGCAATGGGTGTATGAGGTCTCCTTTAGTAAGCTagttattatagtatttttttgagGAATCTTGCAAATATCTAAGACAATTGGAATCATTTATAGAGTCTAGGACAGTATAGTTAGGGGAGAGACTTGACAGGTTTATCTTATGTTAGAATTGGGAAGCACCAGAACAGAGAAAAAAGATGTGGGTTATGTTTCCTGGGTAACATTGCAACACCAGCATACATCAAGGATGTTTAGGCCAATTTTGTTCAGGTAATTATTAGTAGCTAATCAACCATGGTACATAACCTAGAGAAAGATCTTTATGTTATTGGGGAAAGTGGTTGTCCAAATATGATTATAGTTAGAGTTTTATCTATCTTTATGATAGTTGCGCTCTTTTCTGAGACTATCATAAGCACTGTTAGTAGTCAAAAGACCATTACTAGTGAGGGAGCATATGAGAGTATCCTTTTTATTGTTATTCAAAGTAAGGGGATAGCTATTAAGGATGCGTATCACATTTTGGAGCAGCTCAAAAAAGATTCTTAAGATGTCCTAGAAGTCATTAGTGAGGATACCTTTGATGGTGAGAGATTCATTATGTCTCTTGTAGGGACCATGAATAATACCTCTTAAAGCACTCAGGTGAGGGATCCAATTATTAGCAACGAATCTCACTTTGTCCCTCTTTTGGGCATTCCAATCCCATCCAAAGAAGCAGTTTTTCCTGTCATTCTAAATGTTAATCTATGTTCTAAAAACAATGCCCTTTCTTCTCCTATTTTTGGTTGGTCTATGGTATTTTCTAAGGTGAATTTGGGCCCACAGTCTACTAGGGTTTTATGAAAGTCTTCTGGCTAGGCTGGCATATAAAGCTCTATTTTTCAACTTAGTTTTTCACAAACCTTGTCCATCATGCATTTTTCTTTTGGTGGTGATATTCAAACTAAGGAGGTGGAGTTTCTTCTTATCAACATTACTTCTCTAGATggtcttttttaattttattgatgctATTAGTGATACTAGTGGAAATTTTGATAAACTCCATGATATGGGTAGGAAAGCTACTGAGAGTGACTTTGTCAATCATGTTAAGGTTCTCAGCTTTCCCTGAACAAGACTATTCTTCATCTTATCTAAGATGAAGTGAAAATTAAGTATTTGCCAAAGTCAAAACAGGTACCAATGTTGAGGAGGTTAGAGAAAAGAAAGGAAGGGCCATTACATATTAATGACCCACATAATTTTGGCAAGAAATTTACCTTGTTTCCCAAATAAAGTATTAAATTATTCAATTACCTTTCCTCCAAGttatgtatatatggtatttcttTGATGGGAAGGAATAACTATGAAAGTCCCTAGGGTTAAagttacttttctaagagtcCCCAGCGTACCTATAAATACATCTGTGACTCTATCTGTCTTGTATAACTTTGATAGGCATAGTCTAGAAGATTTTTAGGTTTCTCTTTGCatcttttattttaagtttttgacaAAGATGATTCTTTACAACACTTGAACAATAATGGCTGAAGAtacatttctatttatttttccatTGCACATTGGCTCTGTGTATGTGTTAAAATTTCAACAGTGTCTGCATTACAGTTCCCAGAAAGATAACTTTATATTTAGAGTTATTGTTTCTTTGATGGGATTGGATATAGAATATGCTTAGAGTGTTGGTAATTGAGAGACAGCTAGCTTGGTCAGCTATGGAAAATAAGGTGAGATCATCTACAACGAATAGGTGGGAGATTTTTGGGCAACTAGTAATAATACTGATGGGAGTCTAAAGTTTATATCTAATGTTGGGTCTAGTGTGGTAGAAAAAGGGAGTTTTCTTCCAAATGGAGATAGAGCTAGAAGTCATACAAGACATAATGAGCCTGTTCAGTTTGTGAGAAAGTTGAAGAATTTGAGAGTACACTTAATGAAGGACCACTCCAGCCCGTTAAAGGCTTTTCCAGATTAATTTTTAGAATCATATTGTTGTGCTTGCCTTTAATTTTCTTGAAGTGTGAAATGTACTCTTGGAAATTGACGGCATGGTCACTTGATTTTCTAGAGAAAATAAAGCTAGCTTGACAAGGGCCTATGATATATGATATGAAGGAATTGATTCTATTCACAATGGTTTTATAGTTGGTGTTGCACATTCCAATGGGTATAAAGTTTTCCATAGTGTTACATTGCTGCACTAGGGGATAAGACAGAAGATGGTGGCATTGTTGTCTGCAGGCATTGTGGAGGTAGAAAAAATATCCTTATAGAAATCTATAGTTTTAGTCCTTACTGGGTCCAGTACCTTTGATAAAACATTGGGTGTAGGCCACTTGGGCTAGGGGCTTTATAGGGTTTGAAAGATTCCAAAGCAAGAAAGATCTCAGTGTTCCTCAAAAGGGCATCCAATTTGACAATATCCTCCTTGGTAAGGGTGGAGGTGTCCTCATTATGGTTGTAGCTGATAAGGAAGGAAGAGACATGGTCAGTGGTATAGAGACTATTGAAGAAGTAAAGGATGTGCTTAGTGGCTTCTTCTCTTGTTGGAGAGTGTTACCAGTCTCATCCACAATGGAGGCAATCTTGTTCCTCCTTCTTCTGGTAAGTGTGGAGGCATTGAAGAAGGAGGTACTGGTATCCCTATCAGATAACCAATTAATTTTCGACTTGGATTTTGAAAAGTCTTTCTCATTCTTGAGAAGACTATCATATTCACACAAGAGTCCATTCTCAAGGTTTGAAGGAAATGATTATAATGGTAGTGGTGTGGCTTCTAGATGCTACCTAGTATGgcaaggattttcttttattttttgaagatgTTGCCAAAAGAAGTAGCATTTAAGATGGCCCTCTTTTTGAAATGTACTGACAACTCGTGTGAGGTCATTGAGAGAAGTAAAACACCTGTTTACCAATTCCCTAAAGGAGGGGTACTGCACCACATGGGTTCTAGTTTGAAGGGTTTACTATTGGGGCTAAAGGGTTAGGTGGAGATGCAAAGTAAAAGGGATAGTGATCAGACTTGTTTCTAGGTAGGTGCATTACTAATGATTCTGGGTAATATTTTAATCAAGAGTAATTTGCAACACACCTATAAAGTCTTTCTAGGATAAGGCATTGTCTATTATGATGACTCTTATTGGTTCAGGCGTATTTACAACCTTTAAAGGCTAAGTCTAACATGCTGCAAGTGTTGAGGCATTGTCTAAAAGAGTGCATTCTATTGGGTGAGGGGCAGTTACCTCCAATTTTTTCACTGCTTCCCAGTACTTTGTTGAGATCTCCACCAATAAGCCAATTCTCTTTATGGGATTGCGCCAGTTGGCAAAGTTCATTCCTAAGACTAATCCTAGAGTTGAAATTAAGGCTAGCATAAATAGCTGAAAAAAGCCAAGGTTTGGGGTTGAGAATTACCTTGACCATGACATGGATGCCCCAAGTAGAATTGGAGATTCTTTCTAGCTTGAGGATGTCTTGTTTCCACATGAAAACAATTTCTCCCTTATGAGCCATAGCACTAGAATGAACTTGAGCATCAAACTTGAGGGTTTCAGTGAGGGATTTGAGCTCAACCATCTTATTCTCTAGAAGCACCAGCATAGCAAGCTTGCGAGTTTTCACCATGGCCTCATATTGCCATACGGTTGCCTATGTTCCTTATGATCAGAGAAGCTAAATTATTTATGGAGGGGTGTCTCTAGCAGAAAGTGATCTATGCTTGGATCCCCAAAAGTTGGTAAGACCTGTTACAGATCGGGTCCGGGGTGGTGATCCTAAGGTCCGGTGTGGAGATATGGCCAACTCTAGGGGGTTTCTAGAGAGAGAATGCACATGAAAATTAATGGGAAAATGCTGGAAATGTAGGATCAATTTAACATATCTCTCTCTTTTCCCCTTGACGTACGCGAGGAACtttcgaaaataacctctctatttTTCGAGAGACAGAATTAAATTCTATCTACAGTTAATCTCTTCGAATCCCATGAATGAAATTACATTGGTTCTACTCCATTGACCCGAGGAACCCCAGGGTCCTTccgaaacaatctctctacctctCAGAAGGTAGAAGTAATTGACAATTGATTGCAGGAGTTATGACTAGAAGCAGCTTTACGACTGGGCACGGCTTGAGAAAACTCTGAGAAAAGATCGAAATCCCTTGGTAAACTTTTTTGATGTAACAAATAAATAGGTATAGGTTGTGTTCGGTACGAAAAatacttttcttgattttttatgaaaatatttttcaaaaaatttgacaTCATTCTAGCACACTCATAGTGACATTACTCATTTTGTCTGTTAcataaatactccctccattgAACTTTATTTGTCAAGTTTCGCTTTTCTCGAGTCAAATTGTAAGAACTTTAACTAACATTTTAAGATGTGTTTTTTTATCGTATTAATACGAGCAGGGTTGCCATTTTTTAGTATTAACATTTTTCACTAGTTAAAtctgtttttctttttctcagaAAACCCTCAGCCTGCAATGGTTTCTTCCTCTGCTTCTCCATCCAGAGAGGAGTGGGACAATGTTATTGCCTTTACTGGATCGGCTTCGTTGGAAAAGGCCGGTCCTCTTGTTGGATCTGTTGACGTCGCTGAATCCATGGATGAGTATTTGTTTCGTGTTTCACTCCCCGGTGTTACCAGGGATGAAAGTAAGTTCTACGTATGATTAAGATTTTCTTAAGTAATCACCATTTCTTCTTATAAGTCCAACCGTTTTAATACATCAAGTGTCCTTCTTGTCTGTGAACATATGATCTGTCTATGAATGTTACTTGTTGATACAATGCAGAAATAAATATCTGTATGCCTTCATTTTCTACTTTTCTATACAGACGAGTGTTCCATTTTTTTCACTGATTAAAAAATGCTTGCTTTCTAGCTAGGACCATGTATTACTTGCCTGGACTCGTCAAAAATGTCAACTAGTGCATGTCGGATTTGCTAAAAGTAGACTATTTTTGAAGATTCCGACACGGGTATGGCATGTTAAGTGAAGAGTCCGCTCAACTTAGATGGATATATTGTTTTAATGAATGTTTTTGTTTATAACATTGGGTTGCTCTTGTTTTGACCACACAGAAGGGTTTTTAATGTTTCCTCTAATGATTGTAGACCATCATTTAAGCTGTTCTTTTTATGTGGTCAATAAATGTCAAATTGCATCCATATGAATCGAATTGATGGTTAAGATATCTTCTCGTTCATGTGGTTACAGAAGTCATAAGCTGTGAAGTTAGACCTGATTGGAGAATTCTCATAAAAGGAGAGAGCGCGACCGGAGAGAACACGGTTTGCAAGCACAGTATGGTTTTTAAGATGCAAACTCAGAACTTATGCCTACCGGGTGAATTTACTGTTTCAATCCAGCTACCAGGTCCAATTGATCAACTAACCTCAGATTGTGTTTTTGGAACTGATTTATGAACAATCATTCTGCATAGTTTTTGGAATGTGAACATATTGTTCCATGTTGAGCTTGATAAAGCTTTCATTAATACCTACTACAGAAATGTTTCTTTTCCTGAACCTAATTCCGTGTTTCGCTAGTAGATGGTTGGGAGAAGCCAAATTTAGAAGACCAGGAGCAATTCTCAGTTGATTCTGGGACCTTTCTGCCGCTTTTagctttatttgcatcatgctTTAGTTCTTTTGTGTGTATGCCGTCTTGTTCTTTCCATTGTTAAGACTTATGGGCATGGCTAACCGTTTCAAGTCATGGAAACAGTCTCTTgcagaaataagaaataaggcTGTGCACAATAAACCCTTGTGGTTCCTTCCTTCTTTGGACCTCCCGcttagcgggagctttagtgcatcgggctgctCATATCAGTTTTTTTAGGTCTAAAGGTAGTTATTTAGGGTAATCGTACAGCGTGTTGAATAGAGCATGTTGATGATGATTTTATAACAGTAATACTACTGGTTGATAACAAATTCAGTGTTGATAAACTAGTCACATTGAATGAGTTTGGGATATTTGTACGGGATAATGACTAAACTGAAGTGACAGCTACTTTTTTCCATTTTGGTAgaaatatttcttttgtttttaataaaaCCGATGATTCCAGAGTCTATTAAtctttttgtttttaataaaacCGTGTATCAGAATAATTTGTTCGTACCTTGACTTATTCCGTAAGTATTTGTTACTTCCCAAAGACACATGCattaggtaactctgtccaccaagccCTGGATAAATGGAAAGGAATCACCTAGTAGGTTGTCCCCGCTGAGATTTGaacctaaaaattatttttgtctcaCTTATTTGACCACTAAGCCACTCCCTGGGTTACATCACTGCCACCTCATGACTGTTGGGACAAAGTGTTGTAGAATATAATGTCGCTCGACATTTAAACCGTTTCTTGACAAAGTCGTGTAGATGGAAGTTCAGTTTAGGTGGAAAAAAATCATTAGAGAAATAGATAACAACATCGATAAGTACTGTTGATCTCATATTAGGGTATATACTATGTCTGTTACGCAAATTTTATGTTTCGAGGAGGTTATTTTATATATTCCTTTAGGaagaaaatggtcctttttccgaAGGACTACAAGAATGATTGGTTACTAAAATTCCTAGCAAATTAGCACTCTTATAGATTCAATGCATGAAAGGGACGTTATAGTGATGGAACTAGTATATAATATTGTAAAAAAGAATAATGTGTATAATTCAGAATACAGTAAACTAAAGGGCTAGGAAAGGTGCTGAAGATATGGGGAAAGAAAATCCAGTTACTGGTGGATCGATATTTGTGGAAAAGAGAAAACACTGCCTCATTAAGTGTGTTAGAACTCAACCCTCCAAACTATAACAACCAGTACTAGTATACCTCTTACTTAAGTACTGAAACATCGTATCAATAACTTCTTGTTACCCTTTGAACCCAAAACTATTCATTTTATAGTGCAAGGTAGGGTTGCCATTATTGCTGGACCTAATTAAGGAGTTTTTATATAATCGTACATGAAGATGTATTTAACAATTTCCTTTTAACAAGTTTAGTACATATAGATTAGACAAATTCATTTCACTCCACCAGTATAATAGAAGTTATTCCATCTTGAATTAACTTTCTAACACAATCATGTCAAGAATTTATGCGTTTGACTTCTTATTATGTAATCTCTATATATGCTCAAGCTAGAGTGGCTTGATATCACAAACTGAGCTCATATTTCGCTAAATCAATGGATTATCTTAGTAATCCCTCAACCACTCAACTTCTTAGTTTTCTTGTTTTTCCTATGCCAAGGTTTTCTTGATT from the Capsicum annuum cultivar UCD-10X-F1 chromosome 9, UCD10Xv1.1, whole genome shotgun sequence genome contains:
- the LOC107853759 gene encoding alpha-crystallin domain-containing protein 22.3-like, giving the protein MVSSSASPSREEWDNVIAFTGSASLEKAGPLVGSVDVAESMDEYLFRVSLPGVTRDEKVISCEVRPDWRILIKGESATGENTVCKHSMVFKMQTQNLCLPGEFTVSIQLPGPIDQLTSDCVFGTDL